The following is a genomic window from Gemmatimonadota bacterium.
TGCGCCATCAAAGACGGATAATCTTCGAGCGCGGACGTATGTGTCACCAGCGGTTTGAGATCAATAATACCTTTGTGAATGAGGCGAATCGCAGGTTCAAAAGTGTCCCGCACTTTTGAAGCCGGCGCAGAATTGACAACGGTAAATCCCCCCAAATGCCACTTTGTGGGATCAAAAGAGGCGGTCTGACCTTTGAGCCAGCCAAAAAGATTGATGCGTCCGCCGCGCTTCACAATATCAGTAGATAGATCCAGACCGGCCTGGCTGCCAGAAGTATCGACAACCACATCAATCTCTCTGCTCTTGAGTTCCCACGACAGATCAGCAAGATCAGCCCCAGCCGTGTTATACACCTCCCCAACGCCGAGGTGTTGCGCCAAATCCAGACGGCTTTGCACAATATCCAGAACGATCAACTCGTCGAGGGGATAGCGCAGAAGCCCTTGCAGAATCAACAAGCCCATAAATCCACAGCCGACGACCACAATGCGATTCCCGGGCTGAATCTGGCAATGGTCAATGCCCGTGACGGCGCAGGACACGGGTTCGACAATCCAGTATTCATCCGGCAAATCGGATTCCGGGATTTTGAAAACGCGCTGTGCAGATAAGTTGCGGACATTGGCAAAGCCACCCCCAGCGACCCGGTCACCCTCTTTGAAACCCGTGACACCAGCACCGATTTTGGCGACATAACCAACGCCTTCGTGTCCCGGCGGTGCCATGGGATGCATCTGATTGCCGAGCTTAGCCGTAACCACATCCCACGAACATATCCCACATGCGCCGCCTTCAATTTGAACTTCGTTCTCTCCGGGATCGGACACTTCCCTTTCAAACAGCTCAATACTGCCATCGTCTAAGTAGCGCAGTGTTTTATTTGACATTGTCTTCTCCTATTTTTTACACACGTCGTTGATCAAACCAGGCGCGATAAGTTCGCACGCCGGATTCGAGATCGTATTTGGGTTCGTAACCGAGTTGATCTCTGGCAAGGGTAATATCGAGTGGCGCGCCGCGCTCGAGATTGACGCCCGGGCCAACTTCATACCGGGGATTGCCCGGTGAATGCCGCCGCACGACTTCGATAATTTCGTCAATGGGATTGTACGTGCCCGTCGCAATATTAAAAGATCGGCTGGCGACATCTGTCGCCCTGAGCATGAGCAAAACACCCCGTGCTGCGTCTTCAATATAAGTCCAATCGGCCTTTTGCTCTCGGCCTCGAGGCAGACTTACATCCTGCCCACTCAGACCGGCAAAAATGCGCGTATTAAAGCCCGCGTCCGGGCCAGGGGCATTGGGAGGACCATATAAAAAAAAGAGACGGGCACACAGAACATCGACGTCATAAGTCGCATAATACTGGTGGCAAAGATGTTCCGACATCGCCTTGGTCGCGCCATAGGGATCGCTGGGAATCAT
Proteins encoded in this region:
- a CDS encoding NAD(P)-dependent oxidoreductase; this translates as MSILVTGGSGFVGSWVAKLLAEEGEDVIAFDMFERRDDFLSHVSDRITFVEGNILGFAHINEIVRNNPDLMGIVHSAALLGGDVRDNPHFATQVNVGGTHNILEVARQVGGLKVVYVSSGAVYGKQDGPLTEDTPMIPSDPYGATKAMSEHLCHQYYATYDVDVLCARLFFLYGPPNAPGPDAGFNTRIFAGLSGQDVSLPRGREQKADWTYIEDAARGVLLMLRATDVASRSFNIATGTYNPIDEIIEVVRRHSPGNPRYEVGPGVNLERGAPLDITLARDQLGYEPKYDLESGVRTYRAWFDQRRV
- a CDS encoding zinc-binding dehydrogenase; translation: MSNKTLRYLDDGSIELFEREVSDPGENEVQIEGGACGICSWDVVTAKLGNQMHPMAPPGHEGVGYVAKIGAGVTGFKEGDRVAGGGFANVRNLSAQRVFKIPESDLPDEYWIVEPVSCAVTGIDHCQIQPGNRIVVVGCGFMGLLILQGLLRYPLDELIVLDIVQSRLDLAQHLGVGEVYNTAGADLADLSWELKSREIDVVVDTSGSQAGLDLSTDIVKRGGRINLFGWLKGQTASFDPTKWHLGGFTVVNSAPASKVRDTFEPAIRLIHKGIIDLKPLVTHTSALEDYPSLMAQILAGDESYIKGVVTLK